From one Planococcus citri chromosome 3, ihPlaCitr1.1, whole genome shotgun sequence genomic stretch:
- the LOC135841834 gene encoding protein argonaute-2-like has product MDFNKRNRGGGGKKSGRGGFHQQQDRGQSRSNDPPAESGHSGPAGRGTPPHHQYSPRAGGSAGRSYHDPGSGGRPTPHQQQRPFLPTQPDPRFRAPFPVHQGGPPVRWGPPGGQRPPRPATAPQLTPLPSEPSANSSIRDQPAASAWGSKSASSSNEVPARDPQPGGAWSRKPDPEQPGAKAVVSISTSGGGDFKPEVAQPQVPEKSAEAQASSSSKSGKKKKRKGGSGIVDKPLEESFETALVLGLGTKTETNPTKPLQEPVKTTAPLYNIPKRPKGTLVHPAKYFQNERGNLVEVNFLRIELKNLKLKIFQYDVSFEPEKRRDLFREALRLLFEKNGINRHPAHDGRKQIYVAGSKIRFPGGTDSFTGDVEVSYEEGRHIDYIITVKLSREMDLQSLTEYMRNGSSLRPFDVQPLEIALMHPAISNNLIKAGRSFFTRQDNAEYLGNGMDLWKGHTQSVVIPWLDESKGTPNLYLNVDVAHKGFPRAQRVIDYIRNEFFSRGPQIQNDSNLAPWQRDIAQNFLKNIKVSYDDRGRKRTFKVDSLDLSARDARFERDGHRITVEEYFRTDKRITLKYPNLPCINSRGRLFPMELCSVVPNQVVNKALDRNQTDQMVSKAATSTTERKKTITESLKKVKFNEDECVKEFDLTVNTTFETVTSYELKPPSIQYAKKIVPVEKGEWRQNDYFIEPVNLSRWVLINTVDRIDDTCVGNVIRELQNAGRFCGMQVGNPRQVELYRFRNEDDFVQIFEEWKKKGAQWFMVIIKDNDSSTYGYVKRAAELRVGVVTQCLVAGTARQTLGPRPRFGATAKNLLLKLNTKMAGVNHSLADDDLKPEILNEDVMIVGADVTHPPPDSRDLSIAAVVASHDGFTFQFNMQYRLQAPRNEMIRDLKSIMETQISFYQEKTGKLPKRILYYRDGVADSQFEKVLSYEVTAIRQAFAKLETKPTLTFIIVQKRHHTRFFPSVDMSDYDRTKKVNYQNVRPGTVVDEKITHPTEINFYLVSHKSIKGTARPTKYHLLYDDSSPAIDLISLERLTYYLCHTYARCNRSVSYPAPTYYAHWAAFRAKAWWSNIFKEYRQKGKDPATLINEQDQRGRVLDDVVTNTPMFFI; this is encoded by the exons ATGGACTTCAataaaa GAAATCGAGGTGGAGGCGGAAAGAAATCTGGTCGCGGTGGTTTTCATCAGCAGCAAGATCGTGGTCAGTCAAGATCCAATGATCCACCTGCAGAATCCGGTCATTCTGGGCCAGCTGGGCGTGGCACACCGCCACATCATCAATATAGCCCAAGAGCTGGTGGCTCTGCAGGACGCAGTTATCATGATCCTGGTTCCGGCGGTCGTCCTACGCCTCATCAACAACAACGTCCGTTTTTACCAACCCAACCGGATCCAAGATTCCGTGCACCTTTTCCTGTGCATCAAGGAGGACCGCCAGTACGTTGGGGACCGCCTGGAGGACAAAGACCACCGAGGCCTGCTACTGCACCTCAGCTAACGCCACTCCCTTCCGAACCTTCTGCCAACTCCTCGATTCGTGATCAGCCTGCTGCGTCAGCTTGGGGCTCGAAGAGTGCTTCCAGCTCAAATGAGGTACCAGCCCGAGATCCTCAGCCAGGTGGTGCATGGTCTCGAAAACCTGATCCTGAACAACCCGGTGCAAAAGCTGTAGTTTCGATAAGCACATCAGGAGGAGGAGATTTTAAACCTGAAGTTGCACAGCCCCAAGTGCCCGAAAAATCTGCCGAAGCGCAGGCATCTTCTTCGTCGAAATCTGGcaagaagaagaaaaggaaAGGAGGCTCAGGCATTGTAGACAAACCATTAGAAGAATCGTTCGAAACGGCTCTTGTATTGG GTTTGGGTactaaaactgaaaccaatCCTACGAAGCCCTTACAAG AACCTGTCAAAACAACGGCACCGTTGTATAATATACCAAAGAGACCTAAGGGTACTCTGGTACACCCTGCGAAATACTTCCAGAATGAGAGAGGAAATCTTGTGGAAGTCAACTTTTTACGTATCGAATTGAAGAAcctcaaactgaaaatttttcaatacgatGTTTCCTTTGAACCTGAAAAACGTCGAGACTTATTCAG GGAAGCGTTGcgattattatttgaaaaaaatgggattaATAGGCATCCGGCACACGACGGTCGTAAACAAATATACGTCGCTGGTTCTAAAATACGTTTCCCTGGTGGTACTGATTCG TTTACGGGCGATGTTGAAGTATCGTACGAAGAAGGACGTCATATCGACTACATAATTACGGTTAAACTTTCGAGGGAGATGGATTTGCAGTCGTTAACCGAATACATGAGAAATGGTTCATCTTTACGTCCATTCGATGTCCAACCGTTGGAAATAGCTTTGATGCACCCTGCGATATCTAATAATTT AATCAAAGCTGGGCGTTCATTTTTCACTCGGCAAGATAATGCCGAGTACCTGGGTAACGGAATGGATCTTTGGAAAGGTCATACTCAGAGTGTGGTTATACCTTGGTTAGACGAGAGCAAAGGAACGCCGAATTTATATCTAAATGTTGATG TTGCTCATAAAGGGTTTCCACGAGCGCAACGTGTCATCGATTACATTCGCAATGAGTTTTTTTCCAGAGGTCCACAGATACAGAATGATTCGAATTTAGCGCCATGGCAGCGTGAtatcgctcaaaattttttgaaaaatataaaagtgTCGTACGACGATCGTGGCAGAAAACGTACCTTCAAAGTGGATTCTCTCGATCTATCAGCCAGAGATGCTAG ATTTGAGCGGGATGGACATAGAATCACAGTAGAGGAGTATTTCCGAACTGACAAACGTATAACGTTGAAGTATCCCAACTTGCCCTGTATAAATTCTCGTGGTCGACTTTTTCCAATGGAA CTATGCTCTGTGGTTCCGAATCAAGTAGTTAATAAGGCATTGGACCGTAATCAAACTGATCAGATGGTATCAAAAGCTGCAACTTCTActactgaaagaaaaaaaacaatcactgAATCG CTAAAGAAAGTGAAATTCAATGAAGACGAGTGTGTAAAAGAATTCGATTTAACTGTTAATACTACTTTCGAAACAGTCACCAGTTATGAACTGAAGCCGCCATCCATTCAGTATGCCAAA AAAATCGTACCTGTGGAAAAGGGCGAGTGGAGACAAAACGATTACTTCATAGAACCAGTAAATTTATCGAGATGGGTACTTATAAACACAGTTGATAGAATAGACGATACTTGCGTTGG aaatgttatTAGAGAATTACAAAATGCAGGCCGTTTTTGCGGCATGCAAGTTGGGAATCCGCGACAAGTTGAGTTGTACCGTTTTCGTAATGAAGACGATTTCGtccagatttttgaagaatggaAGAAAAAAGGTGCTCAGTGGTTTATGGTGATTATAAAGGATAACGATTCTTCTACGTATG GTTATGTAAAAAGGGCAGCCGAACTTCGGGTAGGAGTCGTGACACAATGCTTGGTAGCTGGAACTGCGCGACAAACGTTAGGGCCACGACCACGTTTCGGTGCGACGGCCAAAAATCTTTTATTGAAGTTGAACACGAAGATGGCCGGTGTCAATCACTCACTCGCTGATGATGATTTGAA accAGAGATTTTGAACGAAGATGTAATGATCGTCGGAGCCGATGTTACACATCCGCCACCAGATTCGCGAGATCTGTCTATCGCTGCT GTGGTTGCGTCGCATGATGGATTCACGTTTCAGTTCAACATGCAATACCGATTGCAAGCGCCTCGTAATGAGATGATCCGTGATTTGAAGAGTATTATGGAGACTCAGATATCATTCTACCAGGAGAAAACTGGTAAACTCCCAAAACGTATATTGTACTATCGTGACGGTGTCGCGGATAGTCAATTTGAGAAG GTTCTATCATATGAAGTTACTGCTATTCGTCAAGCTTTCGCTAAACTCGAGACGAAACCTACTCTCACGTTTATAATAGTTCAGAAAAGACACCATACGAGATTCTTCCCGAGTGTAGATATGTCTGACTATGACAGAACCAAGAAAGTTAATTATCAAAATGTGAGACCCGGTACcgtagttgatgaaaaaataactcaTCCGACGGAGATTAATTTTTATCTGGTCAGCCACAAAAGCATTAAA GGTACAGCCAGACCAACGAAGTACCATTTGTTGTACGACGATAGTTCTCCCGCTATCGATTTGATTTCGCTGGAACGATTGACGTACTATCTTTGCCATACGTACGCCCGCTGTAACCGATCAGTTTCATATCCGGCACCCACCTATTATGCGCATTGGGCTGCTTTCAGAGCCAAAGCATGGTGGAGCAA TATTTTCAAGGAGTACAGGCAAAAGGGCAAGGATCCTGCGACGTTGATTAACGAGCAAGATCAACGTGGACGAGTGCTCGATGACGTCGTGACTAACACGCCTatgtttttcatttga